One Streptomyces sp. NBC_00523 genomic region harbors:
- a CDS encoding DNA primase family protein → MSSADSSPRFDATAAAQQMLALEAEGGLPGLPAQQNASAVREPAPPEGRLPSLLTDRGNAKLFAVMFGDQFRHVEGLGWYHWDQYRWKRTGGEKAAVWAAGDLAEQMPPTDPTGQFTDRELRAHRRRSMSTPGIKAMLTQAKASPALALDPDVLDGDPYALCTPAGVVDLHTGNLRKPDPEGDMHSRATSVAPEETPTPRWHRFLHDTFGDDAKGEETIHFLHLLLGYSVTGDVGAQVLPFLYGTGANGKSVLLDVMTQILGDYAQAAPPGFLMEKGKFSEHSTELTELHGRRIVVCSELKPNDKFDESRVKLLTGGDRIMARRMRQDFFSFNPTHKLWLLGNHRPEVGTGGHAFWRRIRLIPFERVVPAARKIDNLAKELVQSEGPGILQWLIEGAKLYLATRDPLDGPATVRSATAAYATTEDHIGRFLAECCTTHTAELRVEQGLLYAAYSSWCGAGEGIRPATARAFATRVRQELSLASPADMMKSSGKKYYPGLGLLADEDSRTGHA, encoded by the coding sequence ATGAGCAGCGCCGACAGCAGCCCGCGCTTCGACGCCACTGCCGCAGCGCAGCAGATGCTCGCCCTCGAAGCCGAGGGCGGCCTTCCCGGCCTGCCCGCCCAGCAGAACGCCTCGGCGGTCAGAGAACCGGCCCCGCCCGAGGGCCGGCTGCCCTCCCTCCTGACCGACCGGGGCAACGCCAAGCTCTTCGCCGTGATGTTCGGAGACCAGTTCCGGCACGTCGAGGGCCTGGGCTGGTACCACTGGGACCAGTACCGCTGGAAGCGCACGGGCGGAGAGAAGGCCGCGGTCTGGGCGGCGGGCGACCTGGCCGAGCAGATGCCCCCCACCGATCCCACCGGCCAGTTCACGGACCGGGAACTGCGCGCGCACCGCCGCCGCTCCATGTCGACCCCCGGCATCAAGGCCATGCTCACGCAGGCGAAGGCCTCCCCCGCCCTCGCCCTGGACCCGGACGTTCTGGACGGCGACCCCTACGCCCTGTGCACCCCTGCCGGCGTCGTGGACCTCCACACCGGGAACCTACGCAAGCCCGACCCCGAGGGCGACATGCACTCCCGGGCCACGAGCGTCGCGCCCGAGGAGACGCCGACCCCGCGCTGGCACCGCTTCCTCCACGACACGTTCGGCGACGACGCCAAGGGCGAGGAGACGATCCACTTCCTCCACCTGCTCCTCGGCTACTCCGTCACCGGCGACGTCGGCGCGCAGGTGCTGCCGTTCCTCTACGGGACCGGCGCGAACGGCAAGTCCGTGCTGCTGGACGTGATGACGCAGATCCTCGGCGACTACGCGCAGGCCGCACCGCCGGGCTTCCTCATGGAGAAGGGCAAGTTCTCCGAGCACTCCACCGAGCTCACCGAACTGCACGGCCGGCGCATCGTCGTCTGCTCGGAGCTCAAGCCGAACGACAAGTTCGACGAGTCCCGGGTGAAGCTGCTGACCGGCGGTGACCGCATCATGGCCCGGCGGATGCGACAGGACTTCTTCAGCTTCAACCCCACCCACAAACTCTGGCTGCTGGGCAACCACCGTCCCGAAGTCGGCACCGGCGGGCATGCGTTCTGGCGACGCATCCGCCTCATCCCGTTCGAACGCGTCGTCCCCGCAGCCCGCAAGATCGACAACCTCGCCAAGGAGCTCGTCCAGAGCGAGGGCCCCGGCATCCTGCAGTGGCTCATCGAGGGCGCCAAGCTCTACCTGGCCACCCGCGACCCGCTCGACGGCCCCGCCACGGTCCGCTCGGCCACCGCCGCCTACGCCACCACCGAGGACCACATCGGCCGCTTCCTCGCCGAGTGCTGCACCACCCACACCGCGGAGCTCCGCGTGGAACAGGGCCTGCTGTACGCCGCGTACAGCAGCTGGTGCGGAGCCGGCGAAGGCATCCGTCCCGCCACGGCCCGCGCGTTCGCGACCCGGGTCCGCCAGGAACTCTCCCTCGCCTCGCCCGCCGACATGATGAAGTCCAGCGGCAAGAAGTACTACCCCGGCCTGGGCCTCCTCGCCGACGAAGACTCCAGGACCGGCCATGCCTGA
- a CDS encoding DUF6009 family protein, with translation MSSLLNESDLHHENAVVWLENPDNLDYVRQALDKTTRRRGKPRYERDGRMVGYTELEAHTEADPDSGLHLRRVFFLLPHDRDADPDGPYHEGAPGEAVDPSTIEPKRVGDKTPRSQRGLAATAETGN, from the coding sequence ATGAGCTCGCTGCTGAACGAGAGCGACCTCCACCACGAGAATGCCGTGGTCTGGCTGGAGAACCCCGACAACCTGGACTACGTACGCCAGGCGCTCGACAAGACCACTCGCCGCCGAGGGAAGCCCCGCTACGAACGGGACGGACGCATGGTCGGCTACACCGAGCTGGAGGCCCACACCGAGGCCGACCCCGACAGCGGACTCCATCTGCGCCGGGTCTTCTTCCTGCTCCCCCACGACCGCGACGCCGACCCCGACGGCCCGTACCACGAGGGCGCCCCCGGCGAGGCGGTCGACCCGAGCACCATCGAGCCGAAGCGCGTCGGCGACAAGACGCCCCGTTCACAACGCGGCCTCGCCGCGACGGCGGAGACCGGCAACTGA
- a CDS encoding ParA family protein — protein MTSPSPGDREKVVSKLPPVLQQDLKIRAAQHNIDIQHAVEAGIEAWRRLGSNLSPIDTAGAKSFATFLPDGQWDGFRADCASRGVSLIQGLAQSVMMWLETNPAPTVVRPEHPKRIITCNQKGGVGKTAIAAGTGEALAEDPGALHPVRISKHFAAALAEGEDSSPLDYEDLPGLGLRVLLVDFDPQCHLTKQLGHQPLPIEGDSLTKHMAGEAKGSLADLIVPIEDPRFGDRLHLLPACTDAFLLDVKLSGVRAREAALERALSAVEADYDAVIIDCPPSLGLSMDAAAYYGRRRQGEAPGNSGVLVVVQAEDSSADAYGLLTSQIEDLRDDMHLELDYLGIVVNHYDARRGYIATSSLNSWMDIKDPRVVGVIGDLKEQKEAVRVKQPLLAYSPRSDQAVGLRALAREIS, from the coding sequence ATGACTTCGCCCTCCCCCGGCGACCGCGAGAAGGTCGTCTCCAAGCTCCCCCCGGTACTGCAACAGGACCTGAAGATCCGGGCCGCCCAGCACAACATCGACATCCAGCACGCCGTTGAAGCGGGCATCGAGGCATGGCGGCGCCTCGGATCCAACCTCTCCCCCATCGACACCGCCGGCGCCAAGTCCTTCGCCACCTTCCTGCCTGACGGCCAGTGGGACGGCTTCCGCGCCGACTGCGCCTCCCGGGGCGTCTCGCTCATCCAGGGCCTCGCCCAGTCCGTCATGATGTGGCTGGAGACGAACCCGGCGCCCACCGTCGTACGCCCCGAGCACCCGAAGCGCATCATCACCTGCAACCAGAAGGGCGGCGTCGGCAAGACCGCCATCGCCGCAGGCACCGGCGAAGCCCTCGCCGAGGACCCCGGCGCGCTCCACCCGGTCCGCATCTCCAAGCACTTCGCGGCCGCCCTCGCCGAGGGCGAGGACTCCTCGCCCCTCGATTACGAGGACCTCCCCGGACTCGGACTGCGCGTCCTCCTCGTGGACTTCGACCCCCAGTGCCACCTCACCAAGCAGCTCGGCCACCAGCCGCTGCCCATCGAGGGCGACAGCCTCACCAAGCACATGGCCGGCGAGGCCAAGGGCAGCCTGGCCGACCTCATCGTCCCCATCGAGGACCCCCGCTTCGGCGACCGCCTCCACCTGCTGCCCGCCTGCACCGACGCCTTCCTCCTGGACGTCAAGCTCTCCGGGGTCCGGGCCCGCGAAGCAGCCCTGGAGCGCGCCCTGTCCGCCGTCGAGGCCGACTACGACGCCGTCATCATCGACTGCCCGCCGAGCCTCGGCCTCAGCATGGACGCCGCCGCCTACTACGGCCGCCGCCGCCAGGGCGAGGCCCCGGGCAACTCCGGCGTCCTCGTCGTCGTCCAGGCCGAGGACAGCTCCGCCGACGCCTACGGACTCCTCACCTCCCAGATCGAGGACCTCCGCGACGACATGCACCTCGAACTCGACTACCTCGGCATCGTCGTCAACCACTACGACGCCCGCCGCGGCTACATCGCCACCTCGTCCCTTAACTCCTGGATGGACATAAAGGATCCCCGGGTCGTCGGCGTCATCGGCGACCTCAAGGAACAGAAGGAGGCCGTACGCGTGAAGCAGCCCCTGCTCGCCTACTCCCCCCGCAGCGACCAGGCCGTCGGCCTGCGTGCCCTCGCCAGGGAGATCTCATGA
- a CDS encoding ParB/RepB/Spo0J family partition protein, with amino-acid sequence MSKASRLGAGSSFGQTQSISARRAAINQVAAAPTEGAPPPVQLSVDIISLNPDNPRSDLGDLTDLANSLRDHGQKTAISIMGRFAYLEGNPGREDDLEPGTKYVVIDGNSRLAASREAGLTEIKVMLDDKLGSNPDEILESALVANIHRQELNHLDEAKALEQLLKIHGTQEALAARLHRSQGWVSQRLALLTLTPSLKEKLQSGEESAATLRLVGKKKAEDQEAHLQQLKATRPQKPRTPKQKRQSPAEPPTRLPSTDAYTLASLIIEELDVSSRRKLTELLVDFKIEESKRMRAEK; translated from the coding sequence ATGAGCAAGGCATCCCGGCTCGGCGCCGGCTCCTCCTTCGGCCAGACCCAGTCCATCAGCGCCCGCCGCGCCGCCATCAACCAGGTCGCGGCCGCTCCGACCGAGGGCGCCCCGCCCCCGGTCCAGCTCTCCGTCGACATCATCAGCCTGAACCCCGACAACCCGAGGTCCGACCTCGGCGACCTCACGGACCTCGCCAACAGCCTCCGCGACCACGGGCAGAAGACCGCGATCAGCATCATGGGCCGCTTCGCCTACCTCGAAGGCAATCCGGGCCGTGAGGACGACCTCGAACCCGGCACCAAGTACGTCGTCATCGACGGCAACTCCCGCCTCGCCGCCTCCCGCGAAGCCGGCCTCACCGAGATCAAAGTGATGCTGGACGACAAGCTGGGCAGCAACCCCGACGAGATACTGGAATCGGCCCTCGTCGCCAACATCCACCGCCAGGAGCTCAACCACCTGGACGAGGCCAAGGCCCTGGAACAGCTCCTGAAGATCCACGGCACCCAGGAAGCCCTCGCCGCCCGCCTCCACCGCTCCCAGGGCTGGGTCTCCCAGCGCCTCGCGCTGCTGACCCTGACTCCCTCGCTCAAGGAGAAGCTCCAGTCGGGCGAGGAATCGGCGGCCACGCTGCGCCTGGTCGGCAAGAAGAAGGCCGAGGACCAGGAGGCCCACCTCCAGCAGCTGAAGGCCACCAGGCCCCAGAAACCCCGCACCCCCAAGCAGAAGCGGCAGTCCCCCGCGGAGCCCCCCACCCGTCTGCCCTCGACCGACGCCTACACCCTGGCGAGCCTGATCATCGAGGAGCTCGACGTCTCGTCCCGCCGCAAGCTCACGGAGCTGCTCGTCGACTTCAAGATCGAGGAGTCGAAGCGGATGAGGGCGGAGAAGTAG